The following proteins come from a genomic window of Fibrobacterota bacterium:
- a CDS encoding HAMP domain-containing protein produces AVANGDLSKKITVDVKGEILELKNTINIMVDQLNSFASEVTRVAREVGTEGKLGGQAEVRGVAGTWKDLTDSVNFMAGNLTGQVRNIAEVATAIANGNLSKKITAEAKGEILELKNTINIMVDQLNSFASEVTRVAREVGSEGRLGGQAEVKGVGGTWKDLTDSVNFMASNLTSQVRNIAEVTTAVANGDLSKKITVDVKGEILELKRTINTMVDQLNSFASEVTRVAREVGTEGKLGGQAEVRDVGGTWKDLTDSVNFMASNLTGQVRNIAQVTTAVANGDLSKKITVDVKGEILELKNTINTMVDQLNSFASEVSRVAREVGSDGKLGGQAQVKGVSGTWKDLTDNVNSMASNLTGQVRNIAEVTISVANGDLSKKITVDVRGEFLQLKDTINTMVDQLRAFASEVTRVAREVGTEGKLGGQAYVQGVAGVWKDLTDNVNFMASNLTGQVRNIAQVTTAVANGDLSKKITVDVKGEILELKNTINTMVDQLSSFASEVSRVAREVGTEGKLGGQAQVRGVGGTWKDLTDNVNFMAGNLTNQVRGIAKVVTSVANGDLKQKLAFEAKGEIAALADTINGMIDTLATFADQVTTVAREVGVEGKLGGQALVPGAAGTWKGLTDNVNQLAANLTTQVRAIAEVATAVTKGDLTRSIQVDAQGEVEALKDTINQMIVNLRETTLKNAEQDWLKTNLAKFTQMLQGQKDLLTVTKRILAELAPVVAAQHGVFYLVQQQEDEAVLKLMASYAYKERRLVATGFKMGEGLVGQCALEKERILLTNVPSDYIMINSGLGEAPPLSIIVLPVIFEGQVKAVIELASFERFNATHQTFLEQLTESIGIVLNTIEANMRTEDLLKQSQSLAQELQSQQEELQQTNEELEEKAKLLVEQNAEVERKNREVEQAKQALEEKASQLALTSKYKSEFLANMSHELRTPLNSLLILAQQLADNVEGNLQVKQIQFAQTIYSAGSDLLTLINDILDLSKIESGTVTVDPSDLSFTEMRQYVERTFRHMADNKNLDFHVSVDEDLPSYMNTDVKRLQQVIKNLLSNAFKFTERGHVDLRINVARAGWSPDQMILNRARNVVAFSVTDTGIGIHPDKQQLIFEAFQQADGTTSRKYGGTGLGLSISREIARLLGGEIKLRSALGEGSTFTLYLPLDYKPHTLGKISDAGQPLLPSPAEARRDMPREAAPAEMAQRDWQAFSEVRTVPKPQPVTDDRESIKTGDQVVMIVEDDANFSYLLLGVAREKGFKGIVVPWGNSVMSLAREYQPDAITLDLHLPDMDGWSVLARLKEDSATRHIPVHIISVDEERDRGLRAGALSFLNKPATKETLDEAFADIQAFIAKGVRNLLVVEDNADQRTAILELVADPDVEVDAVGTGAEALAIMRSKHIDCMVMDLGLPDMDGFAMIEEIKKDPALREVPIVVYTGKDLTTKQESQLREVAQSIIIKDVRSPERLLDETALFLHRVQKRLPEHKRKMLEQLHQSDALLHGKKVLVVDDDIRNIFAMTSLLERHGMEVITAENGKDAIQILEKGLHIDAVLMDIMMPEMDGYDTMRAIRRMPQYQALPIVALTAKAMKGDREKCIEAGASDYISKPVDTDQLLSLLRVWVYR; encoded by the coding sequence GCCGTGGCCAACGGGGATTTGTCCAAGAAGATCACGGTGGACGTGAAGGGCGAAATCCTTGAGCTGAAGAACACCATCAACATCATGGTGGATCAGCTGAACTCCTTCGCGTCGGAAGTGACGCGCGTGGCGCGCGAGGTGGGTACGGAAGGCAAGCTGGGCGGCCAGGCCGAAGTGCGCGGCGTCGCCGGCACTTGGAAGGATTTGACGGATTCCGTGAACTTCATGGCCGGTAACCTGACCGGGCAGGTGCGTAACATCGCCGAAGTGGCGACCGCCATCGCGAACGGGAATTTGTCGAAGAAGATCACGGCCGAAGCCAAGGGGGAAATCCTCGAGCTCAAGAACACCATCAATATCATGGTGGATCAGCTGAACTCCTTCGCGTCGGAAGTGACGCGCGTGGCCCGCGAAGTAGGCTCGGAAGGCCGTCTGGGCGGCCAGGCGGAAGTGAAGGGCGTGGGCGGCACCTGGAAGGATTTGACCGACTCGGTGAATTTCATGGCGTCCAACTTGACCTCGCAGGTGCGTAACATCGCCGAAGTGACCACCGCCGTGGCCAACGGGGATTTGTCCAAGAAGATCACGGTGGACGTGAAGGGCGAGATCCTGGAGTTGAAACGCACCATCAATACCATGGTGGATCAGCTGAACTCCTTCGCGTCGGAAGTGACGCGTGTGGCGCGCGAGGTGGGTACGGAAGGCAAGCTGGGCGGCCAAGCCGAAGTGCGCGACGTGGGCGGCACCTGGAAGGATTTGACCGACTCGGTGAACTTCATGGCCTCGAACCTTACCGGCCAGGTGCGTAATATCGCCCAGGTGACGACGGCGGTGGCCAATGGCGATTTGTCCAAGAAGATCACGGTGGACGTGAAGGGCGAGATCCTGGAGCTGAAGAACACCATCAATACCATGGTGGATCAGTTGAACTCCTTCGCGTCGGAAGTGTCGCGCGTGGCGCGCGAGGTGGGTTCGGACGGAAAGCTCGGCGGCCAGGCCCAGGTGAAGGGCGTGTCGGGCACGTGGAAGGATTTGACGGATAACGTGAACTCGATGGCCTCGAACCTGACGGGCCAGGTGCGTAACATCGCCGAGGTGACCATCTCGGTGGCCAACGGCGATTTGTCCAAGAAGATCACCGTGGACGTGCGCGGTGAGTTCCTGCAATTGAAGGACACCATCAATACCATGGTGGATCAGTTGCGCGCCTTCGCTTCGGAAGTGACGCGCGTGGCGCGCGAAGTGGGTACGGAAGGCAAGTTGGGGGGCCAAGCCTACGTACAGGGCGTGGCGGGCGTTTGGAAGGATTTGACGGATAACGTGAACTTCATGGCCTCCAACCTGACGGGCCAGGTGCGTAACATCGCCCAGGTGACCACGGCGGTGGCCAACGGCGATTTGTCCAAGAAGATCACAGTGGACGTGAAAGGCGAAATCCTGGAGCTGAAGAACACCATCAATACCATGGTGGACCAGTTGTCCTCTTTCGCGTCGGAAGTGTCGCGCGTGGCGCGAGAGGTGGGCACGGAAGGCAAGCTGGGCGGCCAGGCCCAGGTGCGCGGCGTGGGGGGCACCTGGAAGGATCTGACCGATAACGTGAACTTCATGGCCGGTAACCTGACCAACCAGGTGCGAGGCATCGCTAAAGTAGTGACCTCGGTGGCCAATGGCGATTTGAAGCAGAAGCTGGCTTTCGAAGCCAAGGGCGAAATCGCGGCCTTGGCCGATACCATCAACGGCATGATCGATACCCTGGCGACCTTCGCGGACCAGGTGACTACGGTGGCCCGCGAAGTGGGCGTGGAAGGCAAGCTGGGCGGCCAAGCGCTCGTGCCCGGCGCCGCCGGTACCTGGAAGGGCCTGACGGATAACGTGAACCAGTTGGCGGCTAACCTGACGACCCAGGTGCGCGCCATCGCCGAGGTGGCGACGGCAGTGACCAAGGGCGATTTGACCCGTTCCATCCAGGTGGACGCCCAGGGCGAGGTGGAAGCCCTGAAGGACACCATCAACCAAATGATCGTGAACCTCCGCGAGACAACCTTGAAGAACGCGGAGCAGGACTGGCTTAAGACCAACCTCGCGAAGTTCACCCAGATGTTGCAAGGCCAGAAGGACCTGCTCACGGTGACAAAGCGCATCCTGGCCGAATTGGCGCCGGTGGTGGCGGCCCAGCACGGCGTGTTCTACCTGGTACAGCAACAGGAGGACGAAGCCGTCCTGAAGCTGATGGCTTCATACGCGTACAAGGAACGGCGCCTGGTGGCGACCGGGTTCAAGATGGGCGAGGGGCTGGTGGGGCAATGCGCCCTGGAGAAAGAGCGCATCCTGCTTACCAACGTGCCTTCGGACTATATCATGATCAACAGCGGGTTGGGGGAGGCTCCGCCCCTTTCCATCATCGTGCTTCCCGTGATTTTCGAGGGCCAGGTGAAGGCGGTCATCGAGCTGGCTTCCTTCGAACGCTTCAACGCCACCCATCAGACCTTCCTGGAGCAACTGACCGAATCCATCGGCATAGTGCTCAACACCATCGAGGCCAACATGCGTACCGAGGATTTGCTGAAGCAATCCCAGTCGCTGGCCCAAGAGCTGCAATCGCAACAGGAAGAGCTGCAGCAGACCAATGAGGAGCTGGAAGAAAAAGCCAAGCTGCTGGTGGAACAGAACGCCGAGGTGGAGCGCAAGAACCGCGAGGTGGAACAGGCCAAGCAAGCCTTGGAAGAAAAGGCATCTCAGCTGGCGCTGACCTCCAAGTACAAGTCCGAGTTTCTGGCCAACATGTCCCATGAGTTACGCACGCCCCTCAATTCCTTGCTGATCCTGGCGCAGCAATTGGCCGATAACGTGGAGGGCAATCTCCAGGTCAAGCAGATACAGTTCGCCCAGACCATCTATTCGGCGGGATCGGATTTGCTCACGCTGATCAACGACATCCTCGACCTTTCCAAGATCGAGTCGGGGACGGTCACGGTGGATCCTTCCGATCTTTCCTTCACCGAAATGCGCCAGTACGTGGAACGTACCTTCCGGCATATGGCGGATAACAAGAACCTCGACTTCCACGTGTCCGTGGACGAGGATTTGCCCAGCTACATGAACACCGACGTGAAGCGCTTGCAGCAGGTGATCAAGAACCTTCTCTCCAACGCCTTCAAGTTCACCGAGCGCGGGCACGTGGACCTCCGGATAAACGTGGCGCGCGCCGGCTGGAGCCCGGATCAGATGATACTCAACCGGGCCCGCAACGTGGTCGCCTTCTCCGTCACCGATACGGGGATCGGGATCCATCCCGACAAGCAGCAACTCATCTTCGAGGCTTTCCAGCAGGCCGATGGCACCACCAGCCGCAAATACGGCGGCACGGGCCTGGGATTATCCATCTCGCGCGAAATCGCCCGGCTCCTGGGCGGCGAGATCAAGCTCAGGTCGGCCTTGGGCGAAGGTTCCACATTCACTCTCTACCTACCGCTCGATTACAAGCCGCACACCTTGGGCAAGATATCCGACGCCGGGCAGCCGTTGCTGCCGTCCCCCGCCGAGGCCCGCCGCGACATGCCCCGCGAGGCCGCCCCGGCCGAAATGGCCCAACGCGATTGGCAGGCCTTCAGCGAAGTCCGGACCGTACCGAAGCCCCAACCGGTTACCGATGATCGCGAGTCCATCAAAACCGGCGACCAGGTGGTGATGATCGTGGAAGACGACGCGAATTTCTCCTACCTGCTGCTGGGCGTCGCTCGCGAGAAGGGCTTCAAAGGTATCGTCGTGCCGTGGGGGAATTCGGTGATGTCCCTCGCCCGCGAATACCAGCCGGACGCCATCACCTTGGATCTGCATCTGCCGGATATGGACGGCTGGAGCGTGCTGGCCCGTCTCAAGGAGGATTCGGCCACCCGCCACATCCCGGTGCATATCATCTCCGTCGACGAAGAGCGCGATCGCGGCTTGCGGGCCGGCGCCTTGTCGTTCCTCAATAAGCCGGCCACCAAGGAAACCTTGGATGAAGCCTTCGCGGACATCCAGGCATTCATCGCCAAGGGCGTGCGTAACCTGCTGGTCGTCGAGGATAATGCCGATCAAAGGACCGCCATCCTGGAGCTCGTGGCCGATCCGGACGTGGAAGTCGACGCCGTAGGCACCGGCGCCGAGGCCCTGGCCATCATGCGATCCAAACATATCGATTGCATGGTTATGGATCTGGGTCTGCCGGACATGGACGGGTTCGCCATGATCGAGGAGATCAAGAAGGATCCGGCGTTGCGGGAAGTACCCATCGTGGTCTACACCGGCAAGGACCTGACCACCAAGCAGGAATCGCAACTACGCGAGGTGGCGCAATCCATCATCATTAAGGACGTGCGTTCACCCGAGCGGTTGCTCGATGAGACCGCGCTCTTCCTGCATCGCGTACAGAAGCGCCTGCCGGAGCATAAACGCAAGATGCTGGAGCAGTTGCACCAATCCGACGCCCTGCTCCACGGGAAAAAGGTATTGGTGGTAGACGACGATATCCGGAACATCTTCGCCATGACCAGCCTGTTGGAACGGCACGGCATGGAGGTCATCACCGCGGAGAACGGCAAGGATGCCATCCAGATCCTGGAGAAGGGGTTGCATATCGACGCGGTGCTGATGGACATCATGATGCCCGAGATGGACGGGTACGATACCATGCGCGCCATCCGCCGCATGCCGCAGTACCAGGCCTTGCCCATCGTGGCCCTCACGGCGAAAGCCATGAAGGGGGATCGCGAGAAGTGCATCGAAGCGGGAGCCAGCGATTACATCTCCAAGCCGGTGGATACCGATCAGCTCTTGTCCCTCCTGCGCGTATGGGTGTACCGCTGA
- a CDS encoding protein-glutamate O-methyltransferase CheR: protein MPARKSALKEGRVGEELNPILEGILDRYGYDFRDYSRPVLEGRVRFFMKQEGIPDLAAFGDRILSIPEIMQRFLLALSSTGAAMFKEPELYAAIRRDIVPVLRTYPFIRIWHAGCGSGQEAYSMAILLAEEGLYDRCRIYATDMDESSLRKARDGIFSIQSMRKYAQNYVQAGGKNSFSDYYTAKYNSAIINASLRKNIVFGQHNLVSDGSFNEFQVIFCRNVLGYFNDRLQERVLGLLHGSLGMFGYLGLGPKETLPAGGYQGCFNEIDAKHRLYRKVA from the coding sequence ATGCCCGCCCGAAAATCCGCGCTTAAAGAGGGGCGGGTCGGCGAGGAGCTGAACCCCATCCTCGAGGGAATCCTGGATCGATACGGATACGATTTCCGCGATTACTCCCGGCCGGTACTGGAAGGACGGGTGCGCTTCTTCATGAAGCAGGAGGGTATCCCGGATCTGGCCGCCTTCGGCGATCGCATCCTGTCCATCCCGGAGATCATGCAAAGGTTCCTGCTCGCGTTATCCTCGACCGGCGCGGCCATGTTCAAGGAACCGGAGCTGTACGCGGCCATCCGCCGGGACATCGTACCCGTCCTGCGGACTTACCCGTTCATACGCATCTGGCATGCCGGCTGCGGGAGCGGGCAGGAGGCTTATTCCATGGCCATCCTGCTCGCCGAAGAAGGCCTCTACGATCGTTGCCGCATCTACGCCACCGATATGGACGAAAGTTCCTTGCGAAAAGCCCGCGACGGGATTTTTTCGATACAGTCCATGCGTAAGTACGCCCAGAATTACGTCCAGGCGGGCGGGAAGAACTCCTTTTCCGACTACTACACGGCCAAGTACAACAGCGCCATCATCAACGCCTCGCTCCGGAAGAACATCGTTTTCGGCCAGCATAACCTTGTTTCGGACGGCTCGTTCAACGAGTTTCAGGTCATCTTTTGCCGCAACGTGCTGGGCTATTTCAACGATCGCCTGCAGGAGCGGGTACTAGGCCTTTTGCACGGGAGCCTGGGCATGTTCGGGTACCTGGGGCTGGGCCCCAAGGAAACCTTGCCTGCGGGCGGCTATCAAGGCTGCTTCAACGAAATCGACGCGAAGCATCGACTCTATCGGAAGGTCGCATAA
- a CDS encoding response regulator produces the protein MAEGKLGNGASDGPSFDASGPHEESAHGQGAVMYGEPTYPANGHSMALPAAQEEKVKVLLVDDLPHKLTALHAILENENLSLVTATSGFDALRNLLREDFAVILLDVMMPGLDGFETAALIRQRKRSEHTPIIFITANLADNNLSKGYSLGAVDYIYAPVVPEILKAKVAVFVELFRINRKVRQQTRALRTYTLDLEVVNKQLEHRTRELQSSRESFRNIVEKNQEGIAVVDAAGSIRFANPAFARLLGERGGEASGGVIGKPFPFQLEAGSIRELEHTGADGKPIHIEVSLAETQWEGGTAYLASVRDVSMRIDAEAALRDSEEKLRQAQKLESIGRLAGGVAHDFNNLLTAINGYTDMVLASLEDSDSNKSYLQEVRRSGERAAELTHQLLAYSRKQVLVPKLLNLNSVVDNMTNMLRRLIGDNIDLVSAPDTDLGLVKADPGQLEQLIMNLVVNAKDAMPDGGRITVSTGMETLAQDSDALHPIDKELSVVPGQYVVLSVADTGIGMDDDTRSRIFEPFFTTKEVGRGTGLGLSMVYGFVKQSGGNITVTSAPGAGTTFRIYLPLAPGGAAWTPEAHDGSIVESGSETILLVEDEATVRKFLLNVLTQVGYRVIEAEDGKHALDITGTLTEPIHLLLTDVMMANMGGRELAARLSERRPAMKILFMSGYAEDVRPDGWESLGGVDFLQKPFSPGMLAQRVRSVLDSTRALAD, from the coding sequence ATGGCGGAGGGCAAACTGGGCAACGGCGCATCGGATGGTCCTTCTTTCGATGCGTCAGGGCCGCATGAAGAATCCGCGCATGGCCAGGGTGCCGTAATGTACGGGGAACCGACCTATCCCGCCAACGGGCATTCCATGGCCCTGCCGGCGGCCCAGGAGGAAAAAGTCAAAGTCCTCCTGGTGGACGATCTGCCGCATAAATTGACCGCGCTGCATGCCATCCTGGAGAACGAGAACCTGTCCCTGGTGACGGCCACTTCCGGATTCGACGCCTTGCGTAATCTTCTGCGCGAGGATTTCGCCGTCATCCTCCTCGACGTGATGATGCCCGGCCTGGACGGTTTCGAGACGGCCGCCCTAATCCGCCAGCGGAAGCGTTCGGAGCATACCCCCATCATCTTCATTACCGCCAACCTCGCGGACAACAACCTCTCCAAGGGCTACTCCCTGGGCGCCGTGGATTACATCTATGCGCCGGTCGTTCCCGAAATCCTGAAGGCCAAGGTGGCCGTATTCGTGGAGTTGTTCCGCATCAACCGCAAGGTGAGGCAGCAGACCCGCGCCTTGCGCACTTATACCCTCGACCTCGAGGTCGTGAACAAACAGCTCGAGCACCGCACGCGGGAATTGCAATCCAGCCGCGAAAGCTTCCGTAATATCGTGGAAAAGAACCAAGAAGGGATCGCCGTGGTGGATGCCGCGGGAAGCATCCGCTTCGCCAATCCCGCTTTCGCCCGCCTGCTGGGCGAACGGGGAGGAGAAGCTTCCGGTGGCGTGATCGGGAAGCCGTTCCCTTTCCAACTCGAAGCCGGCTCCATCCGCGAATTGGAGCACACCGGCGCGGACGGGAAGCCGATCCATATCGAAGTGTCCTTGGCGGAAACCCAATGGGAAGGCGGAACCGCCTACCTGGCCAGCGTGCGCGACGTAAGCATGCGGATCGATGCCGAAGCAGCGCTGCGCGACAGCGAGGAAAAGCTGCGGCAGGCCCAGAAGCTCGAATCCATCGGGCGCCTGGCCGGCGGCGTGGCCCATGATTTCAATAACCTCCTCACGGCCATCAACGGCTACACCGACATGGTGCTTGCCAGCTTGGAGGATTCCGATTCCAACAAATCCTACCTGCAGGAAGTGCGCCGATCGGGGGAACGCGCCGCCGAGCTGACCCACCAATTGCTGGCCTACAGCCGCAAGCAGGTGCTCGTGCCCAAGCTGCTCAATTTGAACAGCGTGGTGGACAACATGACCAACATGCTGCGCCGCCTGATCGGGGACAATATCGACCTGGTTTCGGCTCCGGACACGGATTTGGGTTTGGTCAAGGCCGATCCCGGCCAGCTAGAGCAATTGATCATGAACCTGGTGGTCAACGCCAAGGATGCCATGCCGGACGGGGGCCGCATCACCGTTTCCACCGGCATGGAAACCTTGGCCCAGGATTCGGACGCCCTGCATCCCATCGACAAGGAGTTATCCGTCGTACCCGGCCAGTACGTGGTCCTCAGCGTGGCCGATACCGGCATCGGCATGGACGACGATACGCGCAGCCGCATTTTCGAACCCTTCTTCACGACCAAGGAAGTGGGGCGGGGGACCGGCCTGGGCCTCTCCATGGTGTACGGCTTCGTCAAGCAAAGCGGGGGTAACATCACGGTTACGAGCGCTCCGGGTGCGGGCACCACCTTCCGCATTTACCTTCCCTTGGCGCCCGGCGGAGCCGCCTGGACTCCCGAGGCCCATGACGGAAGCATCGTCGAATCCGGATCCGAAACCATCCTGCTGGTGGAGGATGAAGCCACCGTCCGCAAGTTCCTCCTGAACGTCCTGACCCAAGTGGGATACCGGGTGATCGAAGCGGAGGACGGCAAGCACGCCCTGGATATCACCGGGACCCTTACCGAGCCCATCCACCTCCTCCTGACGGACGTGATGATGGCCAACATGGGCGGCCGCGAATTGGCGGCCAGGCTCTCGGAACGCCGCCCCGCGATGAAGATCCTTTTCATGTCCGGGTACGCCGAGGACGTGCGGCCCGATGGATGGGAAAGCCTCGGCGGAGTAGACTTCCTGCAGAAACCCTTTTCCCCGGGCATGCTGGCCCAACGGGTACGGTCGGTTCTGGATTCCACTCGGGCCTTGGCCGATTGA